From Osmerus eperlanus chromosome 16, fOsmEpe2.1, whole genome shotgun sequence:
CATTAACATCACCCTGGTGGGGGCCTTTGCCTTCAGCACACTGGTTCCCTCTGCTAACCCACCCATCATCATAGGGCCCATCCTCCTCCTAGTGGCTTTCTCCTTCTTCGGGGCCTGCTGTGTCTGCAGCCGCCTGCCTCCTGCCCAGGGGTCACGGAGGTCCAAGGTGGGTGGCAGGAGCTTGGGGATGATGGGACGGGGTGGGCTGGCAGGGGGAGCGGCATTCGAGATTGAAACAAGTGAGCACACACTGCAGGACACCACAgctgtgcagctcagccccacacCTTCTCCCGGCTCTTCCCGCGCCTCCAGTCCTGAACCGGAGCTGCCTGAATCTGTTCCTCCAGGGACCTGCAAGCTCTTCACCATGGAGAGCAACGGTCCCACCACTGCCACGGCCTGCTACTCGACGTCTTCGGCCGGGGGAGGGGTTGTGAAGCTCAACCTGCCACGGGAGGAGGTGGCTGCCTAGCTCAGCCAACACCAGCGCACTCCTGAAGAAGCCCCCATGTCGATACTGGAGTGCAGACATTGTAAATATGGATGGATGGTGTGCAAAATTTGTGAAGTACCATGGCCACAGGGCAcgttttctttttgtgtgtgtgaaaccagCCAACAGCAAGCATGCTGTGTAGAATACAGTTGAAAACTGTATGTGGGAATTAATGCTCCTTACCACCACAGACATTCTTTTTAAAGCTCTTTATCGAGCACTAGGCATTCAAAAAGTTGGAAGACATTCCATATAAGAACAGCATTTGTCAGTGGACAGAAGATAAACGCCAAGCTTCTTTTCCCACCTGTGGAAACTCACAGAGGGACTCAGCAGAGCATCTAAATGGGTCACAGTTATAAAACCTGGTCTGTCTTTTAGAACTAAAAATAATAGTTTCCACAAAATGGCAAAGGTGTACTGGAAGTCATCCATGGCCTCTTTTGACATTTGACATTATGTGCTGCCTGGATGTTGTGCTCCAGACATAGACAACAGGTTGGAAGTTCCCTGTGCAATATTGTCGTAAAGGATAGAACTGTAGTAGCCCaagtttttttgttgtcattttgtttatTGAGGGATGATTTGATGGACCAATCTTTAGAAGACAAGCAGGTACATTTGAGTTTATTTAATTGAAGAACATTTTTGGATGGATGATGTGTGTATTTTGATCTTACATAGGATAGCAGCCTTCGTGGATAGTTCATTGCAATGTGACTTGCTGTGCTTTAGAGTCTGTCCCAACATAAACACTGTGACTATTATGCTTTTAACCCTCCATTGAAAACTCAAGGCAGAgggaaatatttttttattgaagACAACAATTCTTATTTAAAAGATATATTGAAGATTCATAGCAATCACTGCcaaactaatttatgaaccacaTATGTATACTCTATTCCACCTACCAGTCTCTACCAGCGCACAGTATCTGTGAAACAAGCTATGATGTATGCATACTGATTAATGTGTCCCAGTTTGTAAAATTGATCCATGCTTGCAATCGCACCTTTCCATCAAACACCATTGAGCATGGACATCTGACATGGACACTAATGTCTGGATTCAGTAAGTGGAAAAAGGTACATTAGTCTACATAATCAACTTAGCAAAATGTTACTTTCAACCTCAGCTAGAGACTGCACGTGTCAGCCAAGGGTTTTGATATAGACATTTACTGTGCAAACTAGATATATTTTCCCCCAACACTGTGATCCTTTCTCTACGAATTCCAAGCTTGAGTGGCCAAGGCAACACACTAGCCCAGAGTCCTTTTGAAATGAATACTGCCTTAGACTGAGATCTCAGGATCAAACCAATGAGGGCTTCTACAATGAGTCTGATGACATTACTGTGTCTGTGGAAAGTTCTTTGTTCTCATTTGTTGGAAGTTGTTagcatttttatttgttttttatttgttgCATGAGCTCTGTGTGGAATCCTATCTTCACTAAAGAATATTATTAGAAAATCTGATAATGACACTGAAAAGAATGGAAAAAGACATGCTATACAGAACAGTTTTTTTAAGTTCAGGGTCTTACAATGAAAATGGGTTGTATCAAGGTGTATGTAAACTATCAATGTGGGCcatatattttaaaatgttttgacgATAGTTTTTTGTGAAAATTAACCATGTGATACGTATAAAGTAGTGCTGTCAaatgattaaaatatttaattgaGATTAATCACATTAATGTCCttgttaactcgcgattaatcgcaattaatcgcacatttttatctattctaaatgtcccttgtttttttttgtcccattattttttctcattttagctaatgctcttatcaacatggaaaagtggatctgggccccgttcgtcgtaagggttgaagctaagttaatcaattgtccctttagcccgttaacattagcaagATGactgagaacagcaaatatcggttcgtcaacggctaatccgcatccaaatcatgtggttaatttcaatcaggctaaatttatcagggaaattgcacgtgcacgtcctacttcaaaaggcaggaaaggtcgatcaccaaaaccatgattttctaacggtatgatggcggaaaagacgaaagagagagcctgGTGATATTCTctccatccgagcaaactattataatgagtctctacgaagacaataagcatattatcatggctaagtcaaacatcgccaccgctgccagagcaagacaagcagcttggcaaaaaaattgacgataagctaaatgtgtaagttttgggaaaatgtataggcccatcttaagtgcctcattaccccaatcaatcagatcacatttctttaaatgtgcctgctggcagtaggcttaatggaaattaataatcgaatgagatcttgctagcgaaaataatgatctcaactctttccgAATaagtagataaaaacaaggccaaagattatctaattgatacgaattcatagacacttacgAGGATATATATACTGaaagcgcttatatcatgtaggcctactatatatgtgtatgcatgtaggcctatgtgtaaatccctctttgatgtcattgactgggacatggcagggaatatgatgaattgattcatcagctggttaagcgccaagtacacttttcttacagcaacgcatgctgcggctttgccaatgttttctgcatcgcctataggcctactgtataaaaatgtacctgacgcaaaaaaaactCAAAGCTATGCgtagagtctgaagcacagttaaagtttcaagtagctttattgttaatttcttcacatgtcaagacataaaaagggaatcgatatgacgtttcccactctcccacagtgaaacatataaaaagcacaggcacaacagataagacaagacatttcctaaaacatagcgttacatattcacatacagcagcataagctcataataaagcataagcTTGCTGCGGTGTGTGATACTAGTATTTggaatgtacggcccgagaaggtcttgcaaataaatgagtccttgtcggctgaattgATAtcactcaaacaagaactcatccgtgtgaaataaaggatcttggcgatcgcgaagaactctattggtatgtaatcgaactaaaatatagctccttggtcaactgggtctctcaaaaagggagctgccatgttattttccgggggtgtggcaagcttaaccagctacacttacgttagcctgctctggagcagtttagtgcttgccttcggcaagggcacaacctttgttctctaatATATTTatcagcattctcacaataaatatctTCCATCATCTCAACATATCTTCAAATATctgcggaagatgatggatggacgttcagctccttcaggagatgtgtgctatgtcttttggtatttctcacttttatactttttaagatattaaggtttttgtgcaaattattctcccattaaaagtaatggtaaatcctttcaaatcattaaaaagcttcctcctctttcaaacgtaactacttcagcatactttcagctagagacaccattccacctttaaaatgttcacaagacattcagctattcccaaatgattaagctttttcaaatattcagccaaatttgaattatgacagtttgaaatacattaaaatgtttgctccttcttgatttttatgaatgagcagcaagcagagtggcacactctgctgtctgctctttttctgatattcaactaaattgtcaaacaaattcctctaactttcatatagtttaacttacagaaacaagttataccttaaaatgtaggaagaattgtcctctttcagccaatgtaactaccaaagagctcacatttacagatgtttagctatgagccttgaagcgagagcagcctttcaaattctctcactaacttcaatggagaggtgggtaaaatccgtcagagaaagcaagacgattttgaaactgccggtagagacatatttctgaccgcacagacatataaaggacatctctagtttcggcagagtcttgggtctctgaaaatatcctcattttattgattggacgtgtagttttgcgtctaggtcaacttgtttgaggtgtggatgctaggtaaatgttcgtttttctctctgc
This genomic window contains:
- the tmem275a gene encoding transmembrane protein 275 translates to MVVTDRSSSAPVPKKEPKKKRRKSRPHGLPSPALCCACGLCIMLAGINITLVGAFAFSTLVPSANPPIIIGPILLLVAFSFFGACCVCSRLPPAQGSRRSKVGGRSLGMMGRGGLAGGAAFEIETSEHTLQDTTAVQLSPTPSPGSSRASSPEPELPESVPPGTCKLFTMESNGPTTATACYSTSSAGGGVVKLNLPREEVAA